The following coding sequences are from one Rhodobiaceae bacterium window:
- a CDS encoding hypothetical protein (protein of unknown function (DUF1153)) — MSEHQSSRVNYVIGPDGSPLTIADLPPPNTKRWVIRRKAEVVAAVRGGLLSLEEACSRYTLTVEEFLSWQRSIEKHGLAGLRATRVQQYRQ, encoded by the coding sequence ATGAGCGAGCACCAGTCATCTCGGGTCAACTATGTGATAGGACCGGACGGAAGTCCCCTAACCATAGCGGACCTGCCACCACCAAACACAAAACGGTGGGTCATTCGGCGCAAAGCCGAAGTCGTCGCCGCTGTGCGCGGTGGACTTCTAAGCCTGGAGGAAGCCTGCAGTCGCTATACGCTGACTGTAGAGGAATTCCTGAGTTGGCAGCGCTCCATCGAAAAACACGGTCTTGCCGGTCTTCGCGCGACGCGGGTTCAGCAATACCGGCAGTGA
- the fliF gene encoding flagellar M-ring protein has protein sequence MDGERVDSFTEFLKTLGPARIISLGLVAAGLFAFFAYVGLRVSESPMSLLYSDLTQEDAAQIISELDAQEIPYELKGDGTKIFVPNDRALRLRMAMAEQGLPSGGSVGYEIFDNADALGTTSFVQNLNYLRALEGELARTIKAIDRVKAARVHLVLPEREVFSRERRDPSASIVVRITGEPLSRAQIRSIQHLAASAIEGLTPGNVSIVDEKGTLLASGADGEEDGLLSSSIDERNIAYERRLQSQIRTIVESIVGPDNARIQVSAELDFNRITRTSDTFDPEGQVVRSTQTVEESNSSSDGLPNDAVTVGNAVPGAGDADGGANGSLDQSNRLEETVNYEISRTTQTEIIEAGSVKRLSVAVAVDGIYSVADNGTTTYSPRSEDEVNKISALVRSAIGFDQGRGDLVEVVNIQFAAKAALEPLEAIEEPFLGLTKADYFRMGETGVLALISLLVLMFVVRPLIRGIINPTPVGEQLALAGAVAGGGEVGAAALPGAEGQAQLPAPDGSVNEETGEPKSAVEQMIDIAQVEGKVKESSVNKVGELVANHPDETMSILRSWLHEG, from the coding sequence ATGGATGGTGAGCGCGTGGATAGCTTCACTGAATTTTTGAAGACGCTGGGACCGGCAAGGATCATTTCTCTCGGTCTCGTTGCGGCTGGCTTGTTTGCATTCTTTGCCTATGTCGGCCTGCGCGTCAGCGAATCCCCCATGTCTTTGCTCTATTCCGATCTCACTCAGGAAGACGCCGCACAAATTATCTCTGAGCTTGACGCCCAAGAAATTCCTTATGAACTAAAAGGCGACGGCACAAAGATTTTTGTCCCCAATGACCGTGCCCTGCGCTTGCGGATGGCAATGGCCGAACAGGGTCTTCCGTCTGGCGGGTCCGTTGGCTACGAGATTTTTGACAATGCTGATGCATTGGGAACCACGAGTTTTGTTCAAAACCTGAACTATTTGCGGGCGCTCGAAGGCGAACTTGCACGCACCATCAAGGCAATCGATCGTGTAAAAGCAGCCCGCGTACATCTAGTCCTTCCCGAGCGCGAAGTTTTTTCCCGCGAACGCCGGGACCCAAGCGCATCCATCGTGGTCCGTATCACTGGCGAGCCGCTCTCGCGCGCACAAATTCGCTCTATCCAGCACCTTGCCGCTTCCGCCATTGAAGGCCTAACGCCTGGCAATGTCTCAATTGTGGACGAAAAAGGCACCTTGCTCGCAAGCGGCGCTGATGGTGAAGAAGATGGGCTTCTCTCTTCATCCATTGATGAACGCAACATTGCCTACGAGCGTCGCCTTCAGTCGCAGATCCGGACGATTGTTGAAAGCATTGTCGGGCCTGATAACGCACGCATTCAGGTCAGCGCCGAACTAGATTTCAATCGCATTACCCGGACTTCCGATACATTTGACCCGGAAGGTCAGGTCGTTCGCTCGACACAGACTGTAGAAGAATCCAACTCCAGCTCAGATGGACTTCCAAATGACGCGGTGACGGTCGGAAATGCCGTTCCAGGTGCCGGTGACGCAGACGGCGGTGCGAATGGCTCACTCGATCAGTCAAATCGACTGGAGGAGACAGTCAACTACGAAATCTCCCGAACAACGCAGACAGAAATTATCGAAGCAGGTTCTGTGAAGCGCCTGTCAGTCGCAGTTGCTGTTGATGGAATTTACAGTGTTGCCGATAATGGCACGACGACCTATTCGCCCCGTTCTGAGGATGAGGTGAACAAGATTTCCGCTCTTGTCCGCTCAGCAATCGGGTTCGACCAGGGACGCGGTGACCTTGTGGAAGTCGTCAATATTCAGTTCGCCGCCAAGGCAGCGCTAGAGCCCCTTGAGGCTATTGAAGAGCCATTTCTCGGTCTCACCAAAGCTGACTATTTCCGCATGGGAGAAACAGGTGTACTCGCGCTCATCTCCTTACTGGTCCTGATGTTCGTTGTCCGCCCTCTCATTCGCGGCATTATTAATCCAACACCTGTGGGTGAACAGCTGGCCCTTGCTGGTGCCGTCGCTGGCGGCGGTGAAGTCGGCGCCGCTGCGCTGCCCGGCGCCGAAGGCCAAGCACAACTTCCCGCGCCTGACGGATCCGTCAATGAAGAAACCGGTGAGCCGAAATCAGCTGTCGAACAGATGATCGACATCGCTCAGGTCGAAGGCAAAGTAAAAGAGTCCTCCGTGAACAAAGTCGGTGAACTCGTCGCAAACCACCCTGATGAAACCATGTCCATTCTTCGGTCATGGTTGCACGAAGGGTAA
- the fliG gene encoding flagellar motor switch protein FliG gives MAAADEKIKDDIKSVSGAEKAAIFMLSLTDDHAAAIWDLFDEDEIREISVTMSNLGQVSSSLVEKLLVEFAGKLSGSGAIVGSYEATQRLLNRFLPDDRVNQVMDEIRGPAGRTMWEKLGNVNEQVLANYLKNEYPQTVAVVLSKIKSDHAARVLGCLPEDFALEVINRMLRMEAVQKEILEKVEQTLRAEFMSNLSRTNRRDSHEMMADIFNNFDRQTEGRFMASLEERNREAAEKIKALMFTFEDLSQLDPGSIQTLLRAFDKDKLGLALKGASDSLRDLFFSNMSERAGKILKEDMEVMGPVRLRDVDEAQMLMVNIAKDLAARGEIMLADSKGEDELVY, from the coding sequence ATGGCTGCGGCTGACGAAAAGATTAAAGACGACATCAAGTCCGTCTCGGGTGCCGAGAAGGCGGCAATCTTCATGTTGTCGCTGACCGATGATCATGCGGCGGCCATCTGGGATCTGTTTGATGAGGACGAAATCAGAGAAATTTCGGTCACCATGTCCAACTTAGGCCAGGTGAGCTCATCCCTGGTTGAAAAACTGCTTGTAGAATTCGCCGGAAAGCTTTCCGGATCTGGTGCAATCGTCGGTTCCTATGAAGCAACCCAGCGCTTGCTAAATCGCTTCCTACCCGACGACCGCGTCAACCAGGTGATGGACGAGATCCGTGGCCCTGCCGGTCGCACCATGTGGGAGAAACTTGGCAATGTGAACGAACAGGTTCTCGCCAATTACCTCAAGAACGAGTACCCACAAACAGTTGCTGTCGTCCTTTCCAAGATTAAGTCTGACCACGCCGCTCGGGTGCTCGGCTGCTTGCCGGAAGACTTCGCCTTGGAAGTCATCAACCGCATGCTGCGCATGGAAGCCGTTCAGAAAGAAATCCTGGAAAAGGTAGAACAAACGCTCCGCGCCGAGTTCATGTCCAACCTGTCGCGCACCAATCGCCGCGATAGCCACGAGATGATGGCCGACATTTTCAACAATTTCGACCGCCAGACGGAAGGGCGTTTCATGGCGTCGCTGGAAGAACGCAATCGCGAAGCCGCTGAAAAAATCAAGGCGCTGATGTTCACATTTGAAGACCTCAGCCAGCTCGACCCAGGCAGTATTCAGACCCTGTTGCGGGCCTTTGACAAGGACAAGCTGGGCTTGGCGCTTAAAGGTGCATCAGACAGCTTGCGTGATCTGTTCTTCTCAAACATGTCGGAACGCGCAGGGAAAATCCTCAAAGAAGACATGGAAGTTATGGGCCCTGTCCGTCTCCGCGACGTCGATGAGGCGCAAATGCTGATGGTCAACATTGCCAAGGATCTCGCAGCACGAGGCGAAATCATGCTGGCAGACAGTAAGGGAGAGGACGAGCTCGTCTACTAG
- a CDS encoding flagellar assembly protein H, producing MTEAIKFTFNEMFDDDVGANDASTAQKGVRKSRWTDEEIEALKAEARAEGSAEALASIEAKTLEANTAAFGQIATAASAALSDLTHVKSEVQVDAAELAFSIARKLADALLEVQPEKEIEAVIHECLKHLNREPRLVVRINDALVDDIQTSMQQAAAERGMAEKMMVVGDPTIALGDCEIEWSDGGVTRSRAELEDSAAEIINRYIETLTRGSEMPANMESHNV from the coding sequence ATGACTGAAGCCATCAAATTCACATTCAACGAAATGTTCGACGACGATGTCGGCGCGAATGACGCCAGCACCGCACAAAAGGGTGTGCGTAAATCACGTTGGACTGATGAAGAAATCGAAGCATTAAAGGCAGAAGCACGAGCAGAGGGCTCAGCCGAAGCCTTGGCTTCTATCGAAGCCAAAACGCTCGAGGCAAATACCGCCGCTTTTGGACAAATCGCCACCGCCGCTTCTGCCGCACTCAGCGATTTGACCCATGTGAAAAGTGAAGTCCAGGTGGATGCCGCAGAACTCGCATTTTCTATCGCACGGAAACTGGCCGATGCCCTTCTCGAGGTTCAACCTGAAAAGGAAATCGAAGCGGTCATCCATGAATGCCTGAAACACCTGAACCGCGAACCCCGCCTTGTTGTCAGGATCAATGACGCCCTGGTTGATGATATCCAAACATCAATGCAGCAAGCCGCCGCAGAGCGCGGCATGGCAGAGAAGATGATGGTGGTCGGTGACCCGACAATCGCCCTTGGCGACTGCGAAATAGAATGGTCCGACGGCGGCGTGACACGCAGCCGCGCTGAGCTGGAAGACAGCGCTGCTGAGATCATCAACAGATATATCGAGACCTTGACGCGCGGCTCAGAGATGCCCGCAAACATGGAGAGCCACAATGTCTGA
- the fliN gene encoding flagellar motor switch protein FliN: MSDQEEGMELPDLADEANLPIEGDAEDAGAPVDDGEEKTAADLEAVFDVPVNVSAVLGKTDIEISDLLKLDSGTTVELDRKVGEAIDIYVNDRLVARGEVVIVEEQLGVTMTEIIKGGAN; this comes from the coding sequence ATGTCTGATCAAGAAGAAGGCATGGAATTGCCAGACCTGGCAGATGAAGCAAATCTGCCAATCGAAGGGGATGCTGAAGACGCAGGAGCGCCTGTGGACGACGGAGAAGAGAAAACAGCCGCTGACCTTGAAGCCGTTTTTGATGTTCCGGTCAATGTCTCTGCTGTGCTCGGAAAAACAGACATCGAAATCAGTGACCTGCTGAAACTGGACTCTGGTACGACCGTTGAACTCGATCGCAAGGTCGGCGAAGCAATCGACATTTACGTCAACGATCGTCTGGTCGCCCGCGGCGAGGTTGTCATCGTTGAAGAACAGCTCGGTGTCACCATGACAGAGATCATTAAGGGCGGCGCCAACTAG
- the pomA gene encoding chemotaxis protein PomA: protein MNNATIIGLFAGLGLVALAIGLGGDASAFLNARAFLIVFGGTVAVTLISFRASEVLDALRAAGRTLTGTPTNTRGSIEKLIHLAESSRKDGVHTLERRMKDFRSNPFLMRALSLVVDGAAPEDIERLLNTERAAAQDRATKSSAVLRRAAEIAPAMGLIGTLVGLVQMLSVLDDPAQIGPAMAVALITTFYGAILGNMVLAPLAAKLDRLTQERNVHLAVYSASAAAISRKENPRHLQSLVNAMLPPSEQVNVFS, encoded by the coding sequence ATGAACAACGCTACAATCATCGGACTCTTTGCAGGATTGGGCCTCGTCGCCCTTGCCATTGGCTTGGGTGGAGACGCCAGTGCATTTCTCAATGCGCGTGCATTCCTGATCGTTTTCGGCGGCACTGTAGCAGTTACTCTTATCTCCTTCCGCGCCAGCGAAGTGCTCGACGCCCTGCGCGCCGCCGGAAGAACCCTTACAGGCACACCGACAAACACCCGCGGATCCATCGAGAAGCTCATTCATCTGGCCGAAAGCTCCCGCAAAGACGGCGTACATACGCTTGAACGGCGTATGAAGGATTTCCGCTCAAATCCATTCCTAATGCGCGCCCTCTCCCTGGTGGTTGACGGAGCTGCGCCGGAAGACATTGAACGCCTGCTGAACACTGAAAGAGCTGCTGCCCAGGACCGCGCCACCAAATCATCCGCCGTTCTGAGACGGGCTGCAGAAATCGCGCCCGCAATGGGTTTGATCGGTACGCTGGTCGGCCTGGTTCAGATGCTCTCCGTCCTGGACGATCCAGCTCAGATTGGGCCAGCAATGGCTGTTGCCCTTATCACGACATTCTATGGCGCCATTCTCGGCAACATGGTCCTCGCCCCCTTGGCAGCCAAGCTTGATCGCCTGACTCAAGAGCGCAATGTGCACCTTGCTGTGTATTCAGCAAGCGCTGCTGCGATCAGCCGTAAAGAAAACCCGCGCCACCTCCAATCCCTTGTAAATGCCATGCTCCCTCCGTCGGAGCAGGTAAACGTATTTAGTTGA
- the glnG gene encoding nitrogen regulation protein NR(I) has translation MRLLIVGTLNGQLSTATKMAMEKGAKVTHAERGDQAVEILRAGRGADLLMVDVGIDIARLIAQLESEHICLPVVACGTGTDAKAAVAAIQAGAKEYIPLPPDAELIAAVLSAVADDTHQLIFQDEKMAEAITFADQVAKSEASIFITGESGTGKEVMARYVHRKSNRADKPFISVNCAAIPENLLESELFGHEKGSFTGAVARRIGKFEEANGGTLLLDEISEMDIRLQSKLLRAIQEKEIDRVGGKGPIKVDIRIIATSNRDLQESIREGSFREDLFYRLNVVNLALPALRERPADIVALAEHFAKKYAAVNGLEGKAISLEARRHLAKHRWAGNVRELENTIHRAVLLAMGPEIDVAAIRLPDGSRLDASPAPVDGLAAKVAATADAVSRTYVGQTVAAVEQELILNTLDHCIGNRTHAANILGISIRTLRNKLKQYSDEGVQVPQPGEARLAG, from the coding sequence ATGAGACTTCTGATCGTAGGAACACTGAACGGCCAGCTCTCCACAGCCACAAAGATGGCGATGGAAAAAGGGGCGAAAGTGACCCACGCCGAACGGGGCGACCAAGCAGTTGAAATTCTTCGCGCCGGTCGCGGCGCAGATTTGCTGATGGTAGATGTCGGCATCGATATTGCGCGCTTGATCGCTCAACTTGAAAGCGAACATATCTGCTTACCCGTCGTTGCCTGCGGCACCGGCACCGATGCCAAAGCAGCCGTGGCTGCCATACAGGCAGGCGCGAAAGAATACATCCCACTGCCACCAGACGCAGAACTGATCGCCGCAGTCCTCTCCGCAGTTGCTGATGACACCCATCAGCTCATCTTCCAGGATGAAAAGATGGCAGAAGCGATCACCTTCGCCGATCAGGTGGCAAAATCAGAAGCCAGCATCTTCATCACCGGTGAGTCAGGGACCGGCAAGGAAGTCATGGCTCGCTATGTACATCGTAAATCGAACCGCGCCGACAAGCCGTTCATCTCTGTGAACTGCGCTGCCATCCCCGAAAATCTTCTGGAGTCCGAACTGTTTGGACACGAGAAAGGCTCCTTTACAGGCGCCGTCGCACGACGGATCGGTAAGTTTGAAGAGGCAAATGGCGGGACCCTTCTTCTCGATGAAATTAGCGAGATGGACATCCGCCTGCAGTCCAAGTTGCTCCGCGCCATCCAAGAAAAAGAGATTGATCGTGTCGGCGGCAAAGGCCCGATCAAGGTGGATATTCGCATCATCGCCACGTCGAACCGCGATCTGCAGGAGTCCATTCGGGAAGGTAGTTTCCGTGAAGATCTTTTCTACCGCCTGAATGTGGTCAACCTTGCCCTGCCCGCTCTCCGCGAGCGCCCAGCTGACATTGTGGCTCTGGCTGAACATTTTGCAAAAAAATATGCAGCCGTGAATGGCTTGGAAGGCAAAGCAATTTCGCTCGAAGCCCGCCGCCACCTAGCAAAACATCGCTGGGCTGGCAACGTACGAGAGCTCGAAAACACGATCCACCGCGCCGTCCTGCTTGCGATGGGCCCCGAAATCGATGTAGCCGCCATTCGCCTGCCAGACGGATCACGCCTGGATGCAAGTCCAGCACCCGTCGACGGTTTGGCGGCTAAGGTTGCTGCGACTGCAGATGCGGTTTCGCGCACCTATGTTGGGCAGACAGTTGCTGCAGTGGAGCAAGAGCTCATCCTGAACACACTTGACCATTGCATTGGCAACCGGACACACGCCGCAAATATTCTTGGCATCTCAATCCGCACGCTCCGCAACAAGCTGAAGCAATACTCGGACGAAGGCGTCCAGGTACCACAACCTGGCGAAGCACGCTTGGCTGGCTAA
- the flhA gene encoding flagellar biosynthesis protein FlhA yields MSEVGTSKTGGGGLASLTPQRIFTEIGKRSDLGLALGVLTIIVVLILPMPAFMLDFALAISITFSVLVLMTALFIQKPLEFSAFPTVLLIATMIRLALNLASTRLILSHGHEGTGAAGKVIEAFGNFVMQGNFVIGIIVFAILVIVNFVVITKGSGRIAEVAARFTLDAMPGKQMAIDADLSSGLIDEDQARERRKNLENEAAFFGSMDGASKFVRGDAIAGLLITFINIIGGIIVGVGQMEMSFADASAGYTLLTIGDGLVSQIPALIVSTAAGLLVSKAGVEGAADKAMFEQLSGYPQALGMSSFVLGVMALLPGIPMLPFVALSAGTGYLAYRIVSKRKNVAATEAAEAIASTEAIEAEPKEEPISQTLKIDELRLEIGYGLLPLINDSEGQKLTDQIKALRRQFAADMGFVMPPVRILDNMQLEASHYMVRVKEVEAGAGEVYVGQLLVMDPHGGQIDLPGLHTKEPTFGLPATWIDAGIREEAAFRGYTVVDPPTVITTHLTEVIRDNMQELLSYAEVQKLLDEMGDEHKKLLEDIAPSQITISGIQRVLQTLLAERISIRDLGTIMEGIAEAVVHTKQLTHIGEHVRMRLARQLCASYAAPDGTLGLITLSPQWEQAFAESLVGQGDEKQLAMAPSELQQFIATVRDKFERAAEDGEMPVLLTSPGVRPYVRSIIERFRPQTIVMSQNEVHPKARLKTVATV; encoded by the coding sequence ATGAGTGAAGTGGGGACGAGTAAGACCGGAGGTGGCGGCTTAGCTAGCCTGACGCCACAGCGGATCTTTACAGAGATCGGTAAGCGCAGCGATCTCGGGCTCGCGCTTGGCGTTCTGACAATTATCGTTGTCCTTATTCTGCCTATGCCGGCGTTTATGCTGGATTTCGCTCTGGCGATTTCGATCACTTTCTCCGTTCTCGTCCTCATGACGGCCCTCTTCATTCAGAAGCCGCTTGAATTTAGTGCTTTCCCGACCGTTCTCTTGATCGCCACCATGATCCGGCTGGCGCTCAACCTTGCCTCAACACGCCTCATTCTCTCCCATGGTCACGAAGGAACCGGCGCGGCGGGCAAGGTAATCGAGGCCTTCGGTAATTTTGTGATGCAGGGCAATTTTGTCATTGGCATCATCGTCTTCGCCATCCTGGTGATCGTAAACTTTGTTGTCATCACCAAAGGTTCTGGACGTATCGCAGAAGTCGCAGCCCGCTTTACCCTGGACGCCATGCCCGGCAAACAGATGGCGATCGATGCCGATCTGTCCTCTGGCCTGATTGATGAAGACCAGGCACGTGAGCGCCGGAAAAACCTTGAAAACGAAGCAGCCTTCTTTGGTTCCATGGATGGCGCGTCCAAATTCGTTCGCGGCGATGCCATTGCGGGATTGCTGATCACCTTCATCAACATTATTGGCGGCATCATCGTCGGCGTCGGCCAGATGGAAATGTCTTTCGCAGATGCAAGCGCAGGTTACACCCTGCTGACCATCGGCGACGGACTTGTCAGTCAGATCCCTGCGCTCATCGTATCAACCGCTGCAGGCCTGCTCGTATCTAAAGCAGGGGTCGAAGGCGCTGCCGACAAAGCTATGTTCGAACAGCTGTCGGGTTACCCACAAGCACTCGGCATGTCTTCCTTTGTCCTCGGTGTCATGGCGCTTCTGCCAGGCATTCCGATGTTGCCTTTCGTCGCACTTTCCGCTGGGACCGGATATCTCGCCTACCGGATCGTTTCAAAGAGAAAGAACGTGGCGGCGACCGAAGCTGCAGAAGCTATTGCCTCAACAGAAGCGATAGAAGCAGAGCCCAAAGAAGAGCCCATCTCGCAAACATTGAAAATTGACGAGCTGCGCCTGGAGATCGGTTACGGGCTCCTGCCTTTGATCAACGATTCAGAGGGTCAGAAACTCACCGACCAGATCAAAGCGCTGCGACGCCAGTTCGCTGCTGATATGGGTTTTGTCATGCCTCCCGTGCGGATCCTGGACAATATGCAACTTGAAGCAAGCCACTATATGGTGCGCGTGAAAGAGGTCGAAGCCGGCGCAGGTGAAGTTTATGTGGGCCAACTACTGGTGATGGACCCTCATGGCGGTCAAATTGACCTCCCCGGTCTTCACACCAAAGAACCTACATTTGGCCTTCCAGCCACATGGATTGATGCGGGCATTCGTGAGGAAGCTGCCTTCCGCGGCTACACTGTTGTCGATCCTCCAACCGTTATCACCACCCACCTCACCGAGGTCATTCGCGACAATATGCAGGAACTTCTCTCCTACGCAGAAGTTCAGAAACTGCTCGACGAAATGGGTGATGAACATAAGAAGCTGCTTGAAGACATTGCGCCGAGCCAGATCACCATTTCCGGCATCCAGCGTGTTCTTCAGACACTTCTGGCCGAACGCATTTCCATCCGCGATCTGGGTACCATCATGGAAGGCATCGCAGAAGCCGTCGTCCATACCAAGCAGCTCACCCATATCGGGGAACATGTGCGCATGCGCCTCGCCCGCCAGCTTTGTGCGTCCTATGCCGCCCCTGACGGAACACTGGGTCTCATCACCCTCTCTCCACAATGGGAGCAGGCTTTTGCTGAATCTCTGGTCGGTCAGGGTGATGAAAAACAACTCGCAATGGCCCCAAGTGAACTACAACAGTTCATCGCCACTGTTCGCGACAAATTCGAACGCGCCGCAGAAGATGGCGAAATGCCTGTCCTTCTCACAAGCCCCGGTGTCCGCCCTTACGTCCGTTCGATCATTGAACGGTTCCGACCGCAGACAATTGTCATGTCTCAGAACGAGGTGCATCCAAAAGCACGCCTCAAGACAGTCGCAACTGTATAA
- the flhF gene encoding flagellar biosynthesis protein FlhF gives MRTFIADSMAEAVDQVRDAMGVDAIIVSSIEGENGGFEVTATLDQRAQDLPASAPSEDTVLEEILKEHLSASTKSAETRLAHPAERADEQVAQTETGLVLSETTLLKALEDQGVPTILASALTAKAMSAGIDDPVNALATALADRFSFEPLPIAPPHPIMAVGLPGHGKTVTVAKLAARAAVENVRAQIISTDAERTGAKAQAAAYGDLLQIPVDHAETVDAMGLVLDQRTDRMGIEAADRREACFIDTAAANLLTPEGRQSLQHQIASGQQIAGAEPILVLAASGDARSMAEIAQDFANLGVRRIIVTQLDASRRFGGILAAAEIAELSFAQFSDTPYLARGVSAATPLRLAQMLLGQAIKAPLTEHTSPISAN, from the coding sequence ATGCGAACATTCATCGCCGATTCCATGGCCGAGGCTGTAGATCAAGTCCGCGATGCTATGGGAGTGGATGCCATCATTGTGTCGAGCATCGAAGGTGAGAATGGCGGGTTCGAAGTAACCGCCACACTTGATCAGCGTGCCCAAGACCTTCCGGCCTCTGCCCCCTCTGAAGACACAGTCCTTGAGGAAATCCTAAAAGAGCACCTGAGCGCATCAACCAAATCAGCAGAAACACGCCTCGCCCATCCGGCCGAGCGCGCCGACGAGCAGGTAGCACAGACTGAGACCGGTCTGGTGCTTTCCGAGACCACTTTGCTAAAGGCGCTTGAAGATCAAGGCGTTCCAACCATTCTGGCAAGCGCCCTGACAGCAAAAGCGATGAGCGCTGGGATCGATGATCCGGTAAATGCTCTCGCGACAGCGTTGGCTGACCGCTTTTCCTTTGAACCCCTGCCGATCGCGCCACCTCACCCTATTATGGCTGTCGGACTGCCCGGCCACGGCAAGACGGTGACCGTTGCCAAACTAGCCGCACGCGCTGCTGTCGAAAATGTACGCGCTCAAATCATCTCAACGGATGCAGAGCGTACCGGTGCAAAAGCCCAAGCAGCAGCTTACGGCGACTTATTGCAAATACCTGTGGACCACGCAGAAACAGTCGACGCCATGGGGCTGGTTCTCGATCAGCGGACCGACCGGATGGGTATTGAGGCAGCTGACCGGCGCGAAGCCTGTTTCATCGACACTGCTGCAGCCAATCTCCTCACACCGGAAGGACGTCAGTCACTCCAACATCAAATTGCATCAGGACAACAAATCGCAGGCGCAGAACCTATCCTGGTTTTAGCCGCGAGCGGGGATGCCCGCAGTATGGCTGAAATCGCACAGGACTTTGCAAACCTCGGCGTCCGTCGCATCATCGTCACACAGCTGGATGCGTCACGTCGCTTTGGTGGCATTCTTGCGGCAGCTGAAATCGCTGAGCTTTCTTTTGCTCAATTCTCTGACACACCCTATCTCGCCCGCGGTGTGTCCGCTGCGACACCACTGCGCTTGGCGCAGATGCTTTTGGGGCAAGCGATAAAAGCGCCGCTTACGGAACATACCAGTCCCATTTCAGCGAACTAA
- a CDS encoding putative nucleotide-binding protein, translated as MPSFDVVSKTDLAEVDNALQNVMREIGQRYDFKGSKSSVELDEAEITIKADDDLKLKQVQELLQGHLSRRGIEPGMLDYKTVEPAAGQSVRQKVEIKQGIAKDLAKKLVKEIKGTKMKVQVAIQGDELRITGKKRDDLQEVIAFLKEKGGEQPLQFENFRD; from the coding sequence ATGCCGTCTTTTGATGTTGTTTCGAAAACTGATTTGGCTGAGGTCGACAATGCCCTCCAAAATGTCATGCGCGAGATTGGCCAGCGCTACGACTTTAAGGGATCAAAGAGCTCGGTTGAGCTGGATGAGGCTGAAATCACCATCAAAGCTGATGATGACCTCAAGCTGAAACAAGTTCAGGAACTTCTGCAAGGGCATCTCTCGCGACGCGGTATAGAGCCCGGCATGCTCGACTATAAGACGGTCGAACCTGCAGCAGGTCAGAGTGTGCGTCAGAAGGTTGAGATCAAGCAGGGCATTGCAAAAGACCTTGCCAAGAAGCTCGTGAAGGAAATCAAAGGGACCAAAATGAAGGTCCAGGTTGCCATTCAGGGTGATGAGCTGCGCATCACTGGAAAAAAACGCGACGACCTACAAGAGGTCATCGCGTTTCTGAAAGAAAAAGGCGGCGAACAGCCGCTTCAGTTCGAAAACTTCCGCGACTGA
- a CDS encoding flagellar biosynthesis chaperone: MRNKESLIRLHRFQVDERRRQVADLESMLDEFHRREGDLNKQVQAEQDKAGISDVGHFAYPMFAKSMLVRRENLLQSIDEISKQLDDAKEQLADSYRDLKKYELMEENRKRRAKKEAVRLDQKEMDEISLNIHRQNNIEASNQ, from the coding sequence ATGAGAAACAAAGAGTCGCTAATTCGGTTACATCGATTTCAGGTCGATGAACGCCGGCGCCAGGTGGCAGACCTGGAATCCATGTTGGATGAGTTTCATCGCCGTGAAGGTGATCTGAACAAGCAGGTTCAGGCTGAGCAGGATAAGGCGGGTATCTCGGATGTTGGGCATTTTGCCTATCCGATGTTTGCCAAATCTATGCTGGTTCGCCGTGAAAACCTTCTTCAGTCCATTGATGAGATCAGCAAACAGCTGGACGATGCCAAAGAACAATTGGCTGACAGCTATCGCGATCTCAAAAAATATGAGCTGATGGAAGAAAATCGCAAGCGACGTGCGAAGAAAGAGGCAGTCCGGCTCGATCAAAAAGAGATGGACGAGATTTCTCTCAATATTCACCGTCAGAACAATATCGAGGCGAGCAACCAATAG